ATTCACTTTGTGAGGCTTAGTTTTATTACAGTTCTTTATGCGTTTGTACTTTTAGGTATGGTTCATTATTTTTTGGTAGTAAGTAGGATATGAAGCATAAGCTTTAATGTATTTGTACGGGTATGTCTCATTGTCTACTCTAATGTGATCTCAGATTTTACTTATTATTTTTTGGTAGTTAGTGTTTATGCTGCAATGGCAAAACAACACGATCCTAGAAGTTGAAACCTCCTACATATGAAAGAACATGAATACATTTAGACTACAACATATGTTTGATATTGTCGATGGCTGGAGATAGTTGATCAGAAGTTCATTGGCCATGGATATATTAGTAACAAGTGTCTTGGAAAAAAAAGGTTAGTAATAGACTAATAGGTGTATATATGTCCTTGAGCTGATTAACTGAAACAAAAAACATAACAGGTCTAAAAGTGATTATCATTTTTCAGCAGTCGATCACATTACGTTTAGTGAGTATGACATTTAACTTGAATTGGTTGTGGCATATTTTCAGTTTTGCTTGTTGAGTATCAAGGACGCATGTAACTTGATATTCTCTGTTTTGCCTCCTTTTTTTTCTTAGGCTGACAGCTTAAGTTCCTGTTTGGCTGTTTATTTTGTACTTAGAATTTAGCATGTGAGCTCTTTGTTGAGCAAACAGGCTACGCAGATTCCAGAAATGTCTGTCTAACACAAGATTCTGATGATGTGCATCATTCTGTTACGGCATCAAGTATTGACCAGCTAGTTTCTGGTCTTAAAGACTACACACTCTTCCATGGAAACACTTGCGACAAGTGTGGTGTGTGCTCATTGAATAGGTAAAATAACGTTTCCATCATGACTGTCTTACATTTTTTTTTATCATACTACTACGCTGCTAAGATAATTTTACTGAAATTGCTAATATATGCTCCGAAATATTCATCCTAATTGCCCAACTCCATTCTCTCTCGGCCTTTCTGGCATGTGTGTGCTAAGCTCTTATGTCCAAACTTTTATGTAGTGTGGTCTGTTGTTGCTATATTCGCCCATTGGCATGCTAATAAACACTTGTGTATCATCTAATTATTGTCCTATGCATCCTCACGACAGGATGTTGTGCTGCCATAACATGATTAGTAAGTTTTACTTTTTCTTCCTTGTTACTTCAGAGATCTTCTAAAGATTGGAACTGGAGCAGCAAACCATGTAGACAGAAGAAAATCTAAAGGACTGCATGTTGAAGTAGTCATAGCGATTGCACACACTGCATCTGATTCGACTTGTTGTATGGTAAATTGCCCATCCACACAGGTTTGAACCACAAAGTTTTCAGCTATACATTTTCATTTCCTGAATAGTTGTTCTTCTAGGGCCTAGCGCATGGCTGGGTACCAAATTCAGGTTGAAGGCGGCACATTCCCCATGCCAAGACAATCTTATTATGCTTTGACAATGGAAAATGACTTGTTCATTTGACTTATAACTTGCTTACTAACAATATAAGAATTCATGAGACACATTCTTTCTCGTGTCCAGTGATATTAGAGGAGTTAAGCACGATTCTACTGAGCTGATAGTTTATGCCATTGTTGGTTGCAACAATTGCAGGTTTTGTACTTTGAAGATTTTGTACCTTGTCAGATATCGCAGTCCTCTTTTGATGTGTTGATGAGCACAGATTGGCAAAGCTATGGTTTCAAGTTAAAAGGAGGTTTGATGGGTGATGAAGGAAATGCTGTTCTTGAGTGGGATAACATGACATTTGCTCGTATTGATATTGCCATTCACACTTACCATGAATGATATCCAGTTTCCACACTGTGCACTGCATACTCTTTTTGTTTTTGGACATTCAcaagcttttttttttgtttcaatgAAAGCCTCAATGTATATATAGAAGGTGGattttctgtatatccttgacttTCTCTAGCCACTGCTATGCAAGAACGGCAGGGATCTCAACAAGACAGATACCTTGCGAGGAAGGCACTCAAATCTGCTCTATCTCACTTGAAAGCAGATCATGCAGGAGATTTTCTTAGTTGCCATGGCCAGAGGGTATGAGCCTTCTACATACGTTTTAGTTTTTCACTACTATTAACTAACTTATTCAGTATGTTTTTCTTTTGGACTGAAGAAATTACATTGCTATTTGGGTAGAAGCTAAGGCTAAAATGCCTACTATTTATTAACTCAGGACAATTTGTCTTATTCTATCAACTACGCTGCAAATGGACTCCTATTTATTAGAGTTAGTAGATAGAAAAATAAGCTAAGCATGACATGATAATAAGCACCATATGTTCTATCATTAAAAGAGTACCATAAGGTGTAGTACATGTTCAGATGTACAACTTCAGCAGTTTTCCTACACCTTTCCACGTTTGCAACTTTGCATAAGAGGTTTTAAGCTTTCAAATGTCTCAGCCGACACTTGCACCCCATTAATTCCTAACTTTGTTGTGAATTCTGTCAGACTGTCACTTTCATTCAAAACTGCCAAGCATGAATTCCAGTTCTGTGCATTTTGGGCTGCTTGAGCCCTGTATTATTATAGAGCTGCAGCTTCCTAGGCTCAAACTACACTCTTGGAGTATTCTCTATCGCTAGGTCACATGAATTTCTGGTTGGTTTTCAACTGGTCATGACTCATGATCTTAAACGTGTCTATTGAGCTCAATGTTTGTAGCTGTTTAGGGCACTATATGGGATTGTTAGGTGCATTTTTTTCTTGTTGATCCTATTCTTATGATGGCAACTAACGCATCCTGTTCATTATGTCATTTCAGGTTCGTGAATATGTTCCTGACCTTGCAGAATCAATCGCTGGGCTGATCTTGTCGTCCACCGATGAAGAGTTCCAAGATGAATGCATTGCGCTTCTTGGGCTAGGCTCGGAACAGGACAtctcggagggagcagttcaaTCGTCGATCTCTGAGAAGATGATCCGTATCATAGAGATGAATGACACCAAGGAGAATGCAGAGGACATCGTGCCTTATCTGTTCGAGTGCGAGAAGCTGGATGAAGATAGCGAGCTGGACGAAGATGGAGATGAAAACATGGCTTTCGATTTCTAGCACTGTTTCAGTAGTAGCCCACACTCTAGTAAATCCGCTCGCTGAACTAGAGGCTGTTTAAGTAGGAGTTAGCGTGGCTGCTATGTCAATATTTAGAAAATGTaaacataaaaaaatatttagaaaCTGTAATTGCAGAAATTGGATAATTAAACGGACTATAATTGCAGCATTTCGAGAATTTTTAGGTAAGTAGAGATCACGGCCTGAGTAAAATTTTTGTAAGCTACTCATATTTTCACTAGTAGAGATCTTTATGTTTTGAGTAAGCATATTATTTCGTTATCTTGTAATATCTTTTCACAAACCCATTTTTATCAGACTAGtgcggttttctttttttttatttgtttgtgAAAAGCAAAAGTGTGGTTTTCGTGAAATGGGGAAAAATAATTCTATAACACTTTATAAATACTCCTATAAAAGATGTTTGTTGTTGAGGAATAGACAAAATGTTGTATATGAGTTTTTCTTTGTGTGATATACTCTTTCATAGCACGTGAGCTCCGGAACCGTCTGGCATGTGAAAACCCTCTTGCTCTGCAGTCTGCTCGCTCGCGATTGCGATTCCCACCAGTCCCCCAGTCCCAGACACGAAACCTAACCCACCCAGCCGGGGATCCCAAAGCGGCGGCCATGGAGCCCTCCCCCGTCGGCGACGGCGGCTCGGCGGAGCGGTGGCGCGCGGAGGCGGCGCGGGCGTTCCAGCACTACCTGGACCGCGCGGCGCCGCACACGGCGGGGCGGTGGGCGGGCACGCTCGTGGCCGCGGCGGTGTACGCCTTGCGGGTCTACTACGTGCGGGGCTTCTACGTCGTCACCTACGGGCTGGGCATCTACCTGCTCAACCTCCTCATCGGCTTCCTCTCCCCCATGGTCGACCCGGAGCTCGAGGCGCTCGAGGCCGGGCCCGGGCTCCCCACCCGCGGCTCCGACGAGTTTAAGCCCTTCATCCGCCGCCTCCCCGAGTTCAAGTTCTGGTATGCTGCTGCGTTTCTGCCCTTACCTCATTTTGGACCATGCTTAGTCCAAAGGCACCGCACTGGCCGAGCTGATTGCTAGTAAATACGTACTAACTAGGGATCCAATTCTATAAGGCAACCGTAACAATTTGCTGCTTTTGTGCTGTATTTCGATTGAACCAGCTATGCTGGCTAGCTAATCTTCGCCATTCAGGCATTCACCAACCAACCAGATAGCCAATGTTTCTCACAGATTGTACGGTCCACCTCATCAATTGTCTGTCCGTCTGATATGATAGTATTCCATAGTAGTGCTTGATACTATCCAATTTAGGTGCAATTTTACCAGTGATTATAAGATATGCCGAGTTTGTGTCAGTTTTCCGGTGTACCGGGTGACCAACTATACTTGGCTTGGACTGTTGGTGCTTAATTAGCTCGTCCTTCACTAACCAACCAGCTAAGTTTGTCTCATGATCTGCATCGCATCTGAAATCATTGTTTCCTGTTATGTATTTGTTTATCAGTAATTGTTCAGCTGCTGGAAAACAGTCACGGGCATCCCTCATCTTTAGTGGTAGTATTTTGTATAGTTTTAGGCTTAGAGCTTTTCGTTAACTGATGTTATGTGTGTGCTACTGAGAAATATATCCTAGTGAATGCCTATGCACAGTTTATTCCTTCGAAAACAACATAGTACATTCTTTTTATCACTCCAGAATTCTTAGTAGTTACTGCTGTACATTGTAATGCATTTTCTGAGAAATATAGGCTGCATTTCCTTGTGGAACTGATGTACTTTTGTGCAAGTTTCATTAGAATTGTTTTTACTTTCATATTGAATATTTATTCACCTTTTGATGTTCTAGTTTTATAGTGCAATACATTTTCACCCCTTTGAAGTTATATTGTGATGTTCGTTCTTTTGGCCAGCAGTCATCTACTTTCTGTATGATTCACATGGAATGATGGAATTGAACAATCTATCACCAATGAATGCCTTTGTGGCACTGCTTTCCCCTGGGATCTGGCAAGCTCAATTTAGAAAGGCATTTGCTGTTTCATGTGAACAATTTGTTATCTTTACTATATTAGGAACATCGTGTTACTAGCCTACTCAATGTCTCAATCAAGCTTTGGTGTTTCAGTGGCTTGTAGTTTTCTGTCTTTTTTTCTTCAGTGGAAGTGTACagctgaagggcgggcctggtgcaagcggtagagtcttaccgcctgtgactggaaggtcccgggttcgagtcgcagtctcctcgcattgcacaggcgagggtaaggcttgccactgacacccttccccagaccccgctgggtacgcccttttttttaagTGTACAGCTGAAAGTATATTAACCAACTGCTTCTTGTTTCAGGTATGCCATCACAAAAGCCTTCTGCATTGCTTTTGTCATGACCTTCTTCTCTGTATTCGATGTTCCTGTCTTCTGGCCAATACTTCTCTGCTATTGGATTGTGCTCTTTGCCCTGACAATGAAGCGACAGATTGTCCATATGATCAAGTACAAGTATGTCCCGTTCAGCATTGGAAAGCAGGTGAGACCTCTATTTTTCTGAGCTGTTATGTTTCCTTTTACTTCTTGAAAGTTACACAGATCATGCTTTGTGACAGAGTTTCTCAAAAGTTAATAACAAATGGTTTTATGCCATGTGGTTTCTACTGCGAATTGTGTCTACTGTCTACGTCTAGTCAATAATAACTAGTTCAAGATCCTGCATTGCTGCTTGGTAGCATGATTCCTAGCAAGCAATCAGAATTCATAACTGAGTTAGAGCCTTTGCATTTCATCCTTAGTGTGTTTCTGAGTTATTGGTATCGAAATATAGGGACTTGTATAGGAGCTTCgaaaatattttatttttatcGAAAATATTACATCACCATTGACAATACATTCTCCCTAGAATTTACTGAAATTTGGAAGTGTTGACCTGCATCTGCAATTGGGTCATCATACGTCGTTTACTAAACTCTGCTTGCAATTCCAATGCAGAGGTATGGCAGAAAGAAAGGCCCTGCAGCCAGTGCATCTAAAGACTAAAGACGGTGTGGGACCTCGAGAACAAATGCCCGTTTATCTGTGAGGCATCCTGCTGGCATGGTGGTATTTTGAGTACCAGCTACTGATAGGGAATGTACACCATATATTCGCTGGTGGAGACCGCAGAGAAGCTAACCAGACTTTTGCATTGGTTGATGATTCCTGTTTCACATCAGTAGTTTCTGTACAATGACATGGAACATAGCTAGTAGATCAAATTTTCCAGTTCCTCTGTTGTACTGTGCTTTTGTGGACAAGTTGTGGACCTGTTGAATCTTTGCAAACGCAATACAAGCAGAGACCGAGAGGACAAAATGGAATTGTGGTGCCTGGGGCCACATGGCAGTGAAACATAGCTGTTATTTTTTAATGATCTTTCCAACATTTTTACTTGGATCTCGCAAGCGATTTACCGTGCCTGGATCAACCACTCGGTTTGCTGCGTGTAGCTGCGGCCGTTGCCTGTGTACTAGTACCAGCGATTTGTAGCTCCTGTTGCACTTCTCGtggcaacccccccccccccccccccccagccacCGATCTTAACCGCATGACCTGCTCATCCTTGCTGTGATTACTAACAAACGTTTTAGCCATTGTCTATTTGTAGCTAACAGGCAGTTGCTGGAGCCCAACGTGCGGTCCACGACGATCAGCTCTCACAGACCCTCAGTTTTGACAGTGCGGTCCAGGACGATCAGCTCTCACAAACCCTCAGTTTTGACAGTGGCTCACCAGCCAGCCCTCCTTGTAAGGACCGTGGACGCTGCAGAATTTGGACCAAGAAAAGCTCAGGCTCATCGGCACCCAGTGACCGACGAGGAGGAACCGGGGGCAAGAGGCAAGCTGCAATGGCGACGAGGAGCACGGCGGTGAGGGCTGTCCCGCTGTGCCTGTGGCTCGCGCTCGGCGTGGCCACCCTAACGCTGCCCCAGGTgcgcctccatctccatctctatcTGTTTGCATATGCCTCCCATTTGCCACTGCTCATCACTGGCATAGTGGCATTGTTGTCCTGAGATCCCTTCGTCTATGCTGTGCATCCTATTGCTGTTGCCACCACCACCGTCACTGGCATTGCTCATCGTTTATGCATTGGCTGTTCACAGGCACATGCAGCAGAGGCAGACGCGGACCTCACCAAGATCACCAGCAAGGTCTTCTTCGACATCCAGATCGATGGCAAGCCCGAAGGTTTGTTTGTGCATGCAAATACGTGGCGGCCCTTCTGAGGCTGAGTTTTGACAGCCCTAGTTGTATCATTAGCCGTGCGGATTGATTCCTGAATCTGTTGATGCTCCAACCTGACTAACATTGGAGTGATCATGGATTTTCATAGGCCGGATTGTCATTGGACTCTTTGGGAAGACTGTTCCCAAGACAGCAGGTATATGCAAATGTGGTATTGTTTTTCGTGTGAACAAATGTTGGGTCTCAAATGTTAACTGTATTTGTGTATTTTTCTTTTCAGAGAACTTCAGAGCACTTAGCACAGGTATGATTCCTAACTACCACTATCATGTCCCAACCCCTTACTTACCATGCAGTACTGAAACATATTCCTACCCAGTCTAGAAATGGCAGGCTACTTATGATGTCAAAATGGGAATGGTAAACATTAGGTTCCAGTCATTTCTTTTACGAAATTTCTTACTGGAGAGAGAGATCCCTCCATAATAACGGTTTGGCAGTACACCGCTCTCTCTGATTCCTGTCATGTATTGTAAAGCACCCTCAACTTCCATGTTACACAGGGGAGAAAGGAATTGGTGCTTATGGCGAACCTCTGTGGTACAAGGGATCCACATTCCACAGGATCATCCCAGGCTTCATGATTCAAGGAGGCGATTTCGTAAACCACAACGGAACGGGCGTTGATTCCATCTATGGCAAAGACGTCTGGCCTGACgagaacttcaagctcaaccaCGCCGAAGCTGGTGGCTAACTGTGCTAACGTGAAATTAACCTTCTTGAAACACTGGTCGTCAGTCCTCATGTCTGATCAACTGCATTGCAGGTACCGTATCCATGGCCAATTACGGGAAAGATACAAACGCAGGCCAGTTTGCCATCACCACTGTAGAAGGAAGCCGGTAATCTTCCCTTCTTCTTCAATGGTTCTTGAGCATCATCACTAGTCTTTATTTTGTAATCGCCGCAGCACCATTTTAACTTCTACAAAAGAAAGATTTTCTTTGCTCTCTCTTGAGAATTAATGCTTGTCACTGATCGTGCTTTACTTCTTCGTGCAAAGGTTACCGAAGAAATTGGATGGGGTACATGTTGTGTTCGGCAAGGTGGTGAGTGGAATGGATGTGGTCAAGAAGATTGAAGCTCAAGGCCAGCCGAGTGGTGTGCCCAAGGCCAAAGTCCTCATAGCTGACAGCGGAGAGCTGCCCGGATCTGATGAGCTGTAACCATCCATTTCGATGGAAACTAAGAGCTGCCCGCAAACGAGTTGTTTTTCAGCGTGGAATTGTGACCACCGTGGTCTTGTTTGATTTGGTTGGAGCCATTTTATGTTGATGACTACAATGTCTAGTTCATATATGTGCTTATTATTGGGGAATTAGAATGGTGAACAAACAAAAGCGTAGTGATCTCTTCTTTATTTAATTTATACGTTGACAACTCCCTTGTTCAAGAGAAGATGCAGGTTAAACTGCTGGTTTATACTATGTTCTAACAGCGGAGTTGACATGAAACTAAACAAACATTATCCACATGATTATGAACCAACACCACAACCGTCACCAAAAAACTAAAAGAGAAACAACCAACTTATCATCCATTCATCCTATACAACATGGTAGCCAAGAGCCATCCTGCATGCATGCTGCaggaatttctttttttttttctcgaatacgcaaaagatttgcgtatcattgtaattaagtGCAAGAGTTTGACCGTACAAACGACACGCTTCTGATAAGCGCGCTAGGTGGTCTTACAGCTATTACTGGACCTACCTAGCAGGCTGTTACaaacttcgatattacataaatggtAAACAATCGAACTAAAAGCACCGCTGCAACCTACGGAGCTGGGCGGCCCCGCTGCTGGTTGCGCGATCCTCCTCCGCCATCCGAGAAGAGCGCTCTTCTACCCGTCCTGTTGTTGGTCGCTGGGAACATCTCGTCCAGGGTTGCCACGTGGCTCGGCGTCAAGTTCCCTGCGAATATGGTGTCGTATGCTCCCTTGGACGCAGACGACACTGGAGCTGCCGGCGGCACAATGCCCATCCTCTACATGAGGAGTACCGCGCCCCGCTTGAAAGTCGGTATGTGCGCCAGCGGCTGCGCAGCAATCCGTCTGCTCCTGATGGGCAGAGGCCTTCTGGTTGCTGCCTTCTGCCGCGGTGGAGTGGCGATTAAGGGCTACCCTCGCTTGAGCTGCACCTCCTCGGTAAACCGTGCAAGACGCCGAGCGGCCTCACGCGGCATGGGCGTCGCATCACTGGGGTCAGGCGTGGCTCCGTCCTTCGTCGGCGTAGAAGGGTTAGGTGTGGCTTGGGCGACCGAGTGGCCATCCTGCGTCGGCGTAGAACCCGCCGTGTGATTGGCTGGCTCAAACCTAGGTGGCTAGGCCTCACCATCCTCCCCAGGTGCCACAGCACCCGCGACAACAGGTTGTCCCATCAGTGAAGGTGTGTCCTGCACAGGCGACGATGGAGGCGGGTCTGTCGCGTACTGAGTAGCCTTCACCGGAGAACTGGTGTCCACCAACGAAGCTTGAACCTCCTGTGGGACGGATGCCACAGCATGCTGGCACCCCGTCACTGGAGTGACCGCTGGCCGGCTCATGACGAGCGAGGCGGCAAGCTCGTCCAGCATCGGGTCGACCGAGACGAGCCAAGTGAGAGGGCCTGCGCCCACGCACAATGTCTCCGCCAGCGGATCTAGCTCGAGGAAGCGGCGTGTGGCAGTCAAAGGAGAGGCGTCGTTGGTGTCGGCAGGCGCACCCATGCGGATGTCCGTCGCTGGCTCGCCCCTGCGCCGCCGACATCGTCTCCAACGTCGACGGTTGCCGTCGGCACCCCCATGCCTCCCTGTGCGGTCCCGTCCGAGGTCGGTGGGCTGCCGAGGGGTGCGTGTTGGGAGGCCAGTGCTGTTGGAACTTCAACAAGAGGGAGAGGGCGAGGAGTTCTCCATAGCTATGGATCTATtggaaacaacaacaaaaaataaaagagaaaCAACCAACTTATCATCCTATATATACAACATGGTAGCCAAGAGCCATCCTGCATGCATGCTGCAGGAATTTccacgagagggagagggagagggagagtgcCACCACCCGTCACTGCTTGATGGTTTTACTATCACCTGTGGATCTATTGGAAAGCTTATCGTCAAACTGTTGTAAATGAGATGGCATGGATGACATAGGGTTGAGGTTTATGCAAACATGAAATGTGGTTTATTATTGGTTATGAAATCTTGTGGTTGTAGTAGATTATTACGTGCTACCATTGGAAAATTATATAAATAGACTACCCTTAAATAAATTTGTCGGAAAAACAATGGTATCAAATATGAGGCTAACAAAAGTGAGGGCACAGGCGCGTAGGCGCTCAACCGCTCATGTTGGTGGAACATCACTAATTATTTTTCACCTCAACTCGGATGAATTTTCTTCAATTTCACCATAGGTCTTTAACTTGACCGACGGTGTCATCTCGGTCCCTGAACTTTCAAAGTATAAGATCTCTGGTTAGAGGGTaaataggcctgttaaaacaaaactTAACCAAATGTCAAATTCAACCCACGACACTGCTGCTCTGAGCCCGTGGTACTGCCgggccagaacagcggcactaccgcacctgcagacaaTTTCATgatatagttcaaaatctatggatggaaacttagatcggagaaattactGAGCTTACTatagggtagtagatcacagattAACATCACAAAGTGGTAGTACAAGTGTATGCAAGTAGATTGacctcaaaccctagaaatcacctcaacaacaatataaaaTGCAATGaaagtaaatcaagcacaaggtgacacaagcATTTATCCCGTagtttagctcgccaccaagccttacctaagtccacgttgtagaggttagccactaaggcttagggctttgtaaCCCTTCCTcgatctcaagtcaagagagttaactcttgagatgaggggtgagtttactagctttaagATATGGTTACAAACTTCTTGGGGCTGCCATACAAATTGGCAAGCGCCACGGGCgtcgctct
The nucleotide sequence above comes from Miscanthus floridulus cultivar M001 chromosome 18, ASM1932011v1, whole genome shotgun sequence. Encoded proteins:
- the LOC136522632 gene encoding peptidyl-prolyl cis-trans isomerase CYP19-4-like — encoded protein: MATRSTAVRAVPLCLWLALGVATLTLPQAHAAEADADLTKITSKVFFDIQIDGKPEGRIVIGLFGKTVPKTAENFRALSTGEKGIGAYGEPLWYKGSTFHRIIPGFMIQGGDFVNHNGTGVDSIYGKDVWPDENFKLNHAEAGTVSMANYGKDTNAGQFAITTVEGSRLPKKLDGVHVVFGKVVSGMDVVKKIEAQGQPSGVPKAKVLIADSGELPGSDEL
- the LOC136519789 gene encoding type 2 DNA topoisomerase 6 subunit B-like, which encodes MHWALLSAEIRSDVHGPSWLSVPSPRKERRGWGAPRRRNSGDRLNDPQLSLRKLLRQPKHPGFSLNLTMASASSPHRKLLHSLVYWAVQRCRMSESPCRLTVSLKRPAEPATASSSPLRVSVSDTGVGSKLEEFLELDALARETPVEKWDGTLLITTTGINDEAIYRYRINLQEEISSARFGKLATTYKNHARFSGTEVCLCLSNDADVDDLILWLVGFFRKIQVIRAANLACELFVEQTGYADSRNVCLTQDSDDVHHSVTASSIDQLVSGLKDYTLFHGNTCDKCGVCSLNRDLLKIGTGAANHVDRRKSKGLHVEVVIAIAHTASDSTCCMVNCPSTQVLYFEDFVPCQISQSSFDVLMSTDWQSYGFKLKGGLMGDEGNAVLEWDNMTFARIDIAIHTYHECAMQERQGSQQDRYLARKALKSALSHLKADHAGDFLSCHGQRVREYVPDLAESIAGLILSSTDEEFQDECIALLGLGSEQDISEGAVQSSISEKMIRIIEMNDTKENAEDIVPYLFECEKLDEDSELDEDGDENMAFDF
- the LOC136520983 gene encoding protein RER1A-like: MEPSPVGDGGSAERWRAEAARAFQHYLDRAAPHTAGRWAGTLVAAAVYALRVYYVRGFYVVTYGLGIYLLNLLIGFLSPMVDPELEALEAGPGLPTRGSDEFKPFIRRLPEFKFWYAITKAFCIAFVMTFFSVFDVPVFWPILLCYWIVLFALTMKRQIVHMIKYKYVPFSIGKQRYGRKKGPAASASKD